The genome window GACGGCTTGTCCGTCGGTGTTGTGGTACTGATCGAAGGCCAGGACGACCGCGCGGTCGAGCAGCTCAGCGTTCAGGATATGGCGGAGGAGTATAGTCTCCATGGCCGCGTCCGTTTCCTGCAGGGGGAGTCGTCGGGGCACACCGAAGAACCACTTTGCGGCTCTCATGCCGATCGAGTTGTTCATTCGCGGGGACAGGTAGGCATCAAGCGACAGTGGCTTGCCGGCGGGCTCGAAGCTGAAGCGGTCGGGTTCCTGGCAGGGTCTGGCCATCTGCCCCATGTGACAGTGGATGTCGACTCTGAGCGGGGCCGGATCCGGTGTCACCGGTGTGACCTCTTTCCTCGTTTCCGGCGTTTCTGGTTCCTGGCTGGTTTCTGGTTCCTGGCTGAAGGTAGTGCGGGTTCGATTGCTGCCGCCGGCAGGGCCAACTGCAGTTCGCGTTCGGGCACGTTGACAGCCGCGATGGTGACGCGGAGCCTGTCTCCGATGGCGATTCGCCGACCGCTTCGTTGACCGCGGATGAAGCCGCCGTTGACGTTGATGTCCCACCAATCGTCGGCCATTCCCTCGAATCGCAACAGCCCGTCGACCAGGTACCGTTGGAGCTGAACGAACAGGCCGACGTTGGTCACGCCGGCAACCACTCCGTCTTCCTCATCTCCCAGCCGCCGCTCCAGGAGCCGGAGGATCTTGATCTGGCGCAGCTCCCGTTCGGCGGCCTCGGCATGTCGTTCGGTCGAGCTGCACCGTTTCCCGATAGCGGCCAGTTGGTCGGCGGTGGGCATCGAGGCCCGGTCGCGGTGGCTCTTGAGACCGTTACTCAGGTATCGATCGAATGCCCGGTGGACTACCAGATCGGGGTAGCGCCGGATGGGCGAAGTGAAATGGGTGTAGTGCTCGCTGGCGAGAGCGAAGTGGCCGATCATCTTGGATGAGTACTCGGCCTGGGCCATCGAGCGGAGGAGGGCGAGGTTGACCGAGAACGACTCCGGTCGGCCCTTGACCTTGTCGAGTAGACGGGTCATGTCTTCGCGGGTGATTCGGCGGGGTAAGCGGTGGCCGAGAATACGCAGGAAGCGGCCGAGTTTATCCTGCGCGTCGCCGGGCGGACTGGGGTGGATTCGCCGCAGGTGGGGGACTTCCAGGCGGGTGAACAGTTCCGCGACGGCCTCGTTCGCCTCGACCATGAACATCTCGATGATGGTGTGGGAGAAGCTGGTATCCGTGGGGGCGACATCGATCACCTGGTCGTCGTCATCGAGAACCAGATCGACCTCGGGCAGGTCCAGGACGACCATGCCGGCCGCCAGGCGCCGTTTGCGGATCAGCCGGGCGAGCTTGTCCATGCGTTGCAGGAGGGCGACGACGGGGGGGGTGAAGCCTGCGGTGCGGCCTGAGATGAGATCGGTTGCCTGGCCGTAGGTGAGTCGCTGGCTGGAGCGGATGACCGTGTTGGCGAAACGGGTTTTCTTCCGCTGTCCCCGGGTGTCGTATTCGATGAAGACGCTCTTGGTGAGTCGATCCTGGGCTTCCTGGAGGCTGCAGAGCCCGTTGCTGAGGACTTCCGGGAGCATGGGGATGACATGTCGCGGGAAATACACGCTGTTTCCGCGGAGGCTGGCTTCGGCGTCGAGGGGTCCGCCGTCGCGCACGAACGTGGACACGTCCGCGATGTGGACGCCGAGCTCGAACCGGCCGGAGTCGAGGGTCCGGATGGAGATGGCGTCGTCGAAATCTCTGGCGTCATCCGGGTCGATGGTGACGATGGTGTGGGTCCGCAGGTCTTCTCGGCGGGTGAGTTCGTGGTCCAAGTCGTGGCCGGTGATGGCCGCCCGGGCATCTGCGAGAGCAGGCTGGGGGAACTCGGCCCGGAAGTGGTATTGGCGGATGATGCTGAGGGTATCGATTTCGGGATCGCCGTGTTTGCCGAGGATTTCGGTGATGACTCCTCTGGCCGGGCGGTTGGCGGACGGATACTCGGTGATTTCGATGACCACCTGGTCGCCCGCCTTGGCCCGTGTTGCCCGGATATCGCTGATATAGACCGGTTCGTGGAGGACGCGGCCGTCGGGCTGGACGAGCCAATCGCGGCCGTGCCTGAGGAGTTCGCCGACAAAGCAGCTGGAGCCGCGTTCGCTGATTTCGACGATCTCGCCCTCGACGCGGGTGTCCACTCCGCCTTTGCCCCGGCGGGTGATCTTGGCCACGACGCGGTCGCCGGTGAGTGCGCCCAGCGTAGCCGGGGGCGGGATGAACAGGTCGCCGTGTTCGGAAGGGGACTCGGGGACGACGAAGCCGAAGCCCCGCGGGTGGCCTCGAAAGACGCCCTCGATGCGTCCCGACACATGTGGCGACGGCAAGATGCAGTTGCCCCCGCCGAGGACCACCCGGCCGGCTCTCATCAGCGTTTTGACCGCCTCTCGGAAAGCGGGGTATTCCACTTCCTGGATGCCCATGGCCCGGGCGAGGGGGCGAGCGCGCTGCGGCCGATAGCTCCGATCGGCGAGGTGTCGGAGGATGCGATCCGAAATTGCGTTGCGGGGTTTGGTTTTCATTGTGGCGGCATATGATAGCCGAATCTGGCTGCCCCGCCAAGCTGGCAGGGTCATGGAGATGCGGATCGACCTGCTCGGCGCGCCGTTCAAGCCGAAGGCCCCGGTTCCGCATGGGTTGTTTGGCCTTGCACATATTACTTGATAATATAATAACGTTCTTACGATATATAGTATTATAAATCCTGCATTGGATGCGGGACCGGATGGACCAATGGAGATGCAGCGTTATGGCACAGCGTTGTCACCGCCCCGCCGGGGGGCGAATGGCGAAGCCGGACACGGCGGCCGAGGGCGAATCGCAGGTTGCTCGGCCGGTACTTGGATCGGCAACCCGGGGCAGCCGGCGAAAGCGTCGAACGCGTTGCCGGGGACAGGTTCAGCGGGCGGTTCTGGCTGTCGAATTGGCCGTCCAGGTCACCGAGGGCCGGCGACTGAGGCGAGCGGGAGTTCGGGTTGCCGGTACGGCGGTCCGATCCCGGCGTGGGCCGAAGGCGGCGTTTCCAGGCGTTCGGGAGCGAGAACGCATGGCTCAGCAGGTGGTTCGCGGCATTGACGCGGCCAAGCTGGCTGGGATGCTGGCGGCCATTGCTCATCCTCAGCGGTTGACCATTCTGTTTCGCCTGCTGGCTTGCGAGGCCAGGCACCAGTCGCTGGCCCGTGTCACGGGTCTGAAGGCAGGGCCCTTGTACTACCATCTTCGCGAGCTTCGAGCGGCGGGGTTGATCGGCCCGAAGGTCCGAGACCTGTATGTGCTCACGCCGATGGGTACAGAGGTCGTTCTGGTGGCGGTGGCGTTTGGGCGGCTATGCGGCCGAGGGGGATCGGCGAAGGCGTTGCGGTAGGGTTGGGCGGGATGAGGTGTTGGCTGGCCGAAAAGGGTGATGAGAGCCCCCCACCGCGACGTCCCATAATGTATGTTATGTTGCGTTCATCGCTGCGTGGGAGGTTAGGGCGGTCGGCTGGCCCGGCTTAAGGCCTGGCGGGCTGGGCTTTAGCTGGCCGGGGTACCCCGCGAGTTCGAGTCCCAGATCGCGAACCATCTGGCGGTCGGTTTCGGCGGCCCGCCCGCAGGTGGTCAAGTAGTTGCCTATGAGGAAGCCGCTCGCCCCGGCCGCGAAGATCCAGCTCTGCAGGTCGCGGAGGTTGGCTTCCCGCCCGCCGGCGATTCTGAGTTCTTGGGCGGGTAGGATGAATCGGTAGATGGCGATGATCTTGAGGCACTCGAGAGGCTCCGGGGGCTGACGGCCCGCCAAGGGGGTTCCCGGGATGGGGATGAGGAAGTTGATGGGCACGACTTGCGGATTCAGGTTGCGCAGTTCGAAGGCCAGATCCAGCCGGTCCGACCAGGTTTCGCCCATGCCAAACAGGGTTCCGCAGCACAGTTCGATTCCGGCCGCTCTGAGGTGCTGAAGCGTGGTGAGTCGCTGATCATAAGTATGTGTTGTGGTGATCTGCGGAAAGAACCGCCGGGAAGTCTGGAGGTTGTGGTTGTAGCGTTGGACGCCGAGTTCAGCCAGCCGCCGAGCCTGGTGATCGGTGACGATACCGAGGCTGGCACAGGCTCGCAGATCACCCCGGGTCCGGAGTTGTCTGATCACTCGTCCGCAGGCCTCGATTTCCGCGTCCGTCGGACCCAAGCCGCTATGGACGATAGCGAAGCTGTCTGCCCCGCTGATGGCCGCTTCCTCGGCAGCGCGGAGCATCTCGGTCTCGGTCAGGTGCCCGCCACCGAGGACGTGTGTCGCGTAGTGGCCGGACTGGCTGCAGAAGGCACAGTCCTCGCTGCAGAGTCCGACCTTGCCGGCCGCGATACTGCAGCAGGACACCTTCCTGCCGAAGACCTGCTCCCGAATGCGGGTAGCCCCCACGAGAAGGTCCGGCAGACTATCCGGTCCGACCTCGTCGACCAGCCACTCGGCCAACGAGCGATTCACATCCTGGCCCGCGACGACCTTGCACGCCAGTGAGTGGATAGTCTCGGCAATCAAGGATTCGCCCCGGTTGGGTTGAGTCGACTGGATCTGCTCGCACGGGTACGGGGGGCTCACTTCCGGGCCGGACCTCCGGGCTCGCCTGGTCTATCCATGCCTCGCCCGAGCCGTCGAGCCTTCTGGACCGCCTCGGTTATACGTTCCAGGTCGATGCCCTGGATCATGTCGATGCGGCCCATGACCTTGTTGAAGGCGTACACGTTCATTTTCTGGCCGCGTTCGCTGACCACCAGCAGCAGTTCAGTCGTGCCGTCCAGTTGAGCGCTGCTCATGGTGTAGCCTGGTGTTCGGTCGGTCTGGGCAAAGGCCATGGCGGTTCGCGGCTGGAAAGCGTTAAGGAGGAGTATCGCGGTGAGCAGGATGACGGCGGTGATGCTGAGCACGCCGATGGCGAAGTCTTTGGTGGTGAGGTGTTGTGAGGTGCTCATCTGGCTTTCTCCCGATCCCGGTCTCGCTCGCGGAAGTCGCGTGCCAGGTCCCGGCTGTCCATGTAGATGAGGCCGATCGGATCCTCGACGGTTCGTGGGTATGGCATGACGCGCCAGGCGTGGAGAAGGTGATTAGCGCCATCGAGGACATAGACGGCGTCATTGCGCAGTTCGGCCTGGGCGGAGACCACTGCGAAGCCGGAACCGCCCCCCTCGACCTGGGCCATAGCGGCCGGTGGCGAGTAGGCCAAGAGGATGAGGCCGCTCAGCAGGAGCAGGTTCGCGCCGGCCAGCACGACGAACAAGGTATTCCTGGACATTGGTTTGAAGCCTCCTATCGGGAAGCCGCCGGTGGTCTTTGGGGCGCTACTCATTTCAGGTTGGATCGCCGGGCGGGCTTGAAGGCCACTGCCAGGCAACACACCATGAAGATGGCGGCCGCCAGCCATTCCACCGCGCTGCCCTTCTCGGTGGGTATCTTCGGCGCTGGTTCAGTGTAGCTCTGCCCCAGCAACGGCGCTACCCAGACGGTCAGACCGAGAAGCCATGTCATCAGCAATCGCATGCCGCGCTCCAGAAGAGAATAGACATCCAATGCCCGCTATTATGGAATCATCAAGGCCCGGCTGCAAGGTCCCGGATGGGCGAGGCGATCCGGCGGAAGACCCTGGCCGACACGCTCAGGGTCTGCCAGCTCCCCGAACGCGGTCGGCAATGCCGCTCATAGTCCGCCAGGGACACGCCGTAGAACGCGTAGCACTCTCCACGATAGGCGTGCAGCTCCCCTGCCGGCCATCGTTCGGGTGCTCCCTGTAGATGGTAGGTGAAGACGAATCGGGATTCGAACTCGCTCCCGAATACTTCCTGCCACTCCCCGAGGCCCTCGAGGTCTTCGCGTGTGACCCAGTTTTCCCAGTAGCGCTTGTTGCCCCTGGCTGTGGTGTAGGGAAACTGGCGGCCCTTGACATCGACGATCCAATGCGGACTGCTGCGGGGGTAGACCAGGAAATCGAAGGATTTGACCCGGTTGTCGGTGATGACCGTCCTGCGGGTCTCGTCGATCGGAACGAACGGTACCCCCCTGCCACGAAGGTAGTCCGCGAACGCGGCCTCGTAATGGATCCGTCGCCGGAGCATCTTCGATGTTGCGGAGCTGGCATTCCCGTCTAGGCGGCTGACCCGTTGGCGGGCAACGGGCTACGGTGGAAAGCCGTCGAGGGGAACTTCGGACTGTTGTCCGGTAGCCAGGTTCTTCACCACCAGGGCTTTCCGGTCCTGGTATTCTGCTCCCACGATGACCGCCTTGGCCGCCTGCCGGGTGGAAGCCTGCTTCAGCTGCTTGCCGATCGCCTGCCGCCGGTAGCTGAACTCGGCGCCGCGTCCGGCCCTTCGCAACCTGGCGGTCAGCTCGATCACCACCGGGAAGAGGCTTTCTTCGGCGTCGATCACGAAGTAGTCGAGCCGGCTGGTGACCTTGGCGGAGGCCGGAAGCCGGCCCAGGTCGTTGAGCAGGTCGAGAATGACGACATCGCTCGATCCGAATCCCAATCCGGACATCGGCGGGCCGCCCAGGGCCTGGAGCAGGTGATCGTACCGCCCCCCGCCGCAGATCGCCCGCTGCAAACCGGCCTTCCCGAAACCTTCGAACACCACCCCGGTATAGTATGCCAGGCCGCGAACCACGCCCATGTCGAACGTGCAGTAGTCGCTGACGCCCATCAGTGCCAGGGTGTCAAACAACGACCGCAACCGGGCGACTTCTGCTTCGGCGGCTTCATTTCCCCGGCCGAGTGCTGCCAGATCGCAGAGGCCGGACTCCCCTTTTGCCTGAACGATGGTTTCGAGGTCGGATCGCTCCTCGGCGCTTCGCGTCACCTTGTCGAGCACTTCCGCGTATGCCTCCGGAGGCAGCTTGTCGCGCTTGTCGAGCACGACGTAGAGATCGGCATGCCGTTCGGGGGCGAAGCCCTTGGCGGTGAGCAGTGCAGCCAGCAGTGACCGCGAGTTGATCTTCATCACGCAGTCGGCCGGGGTCAGTCCGACGTACCGGAAGAAATCCAGGACGACGAGAATGCACTCGGCATCGGCCAGGACGTCGTCCACGCCGACGATGTCCGCGTTCCACTGGAAGAATTCTCGCTGCCGTCCGCGCTGGGGTTTTTCGGCCCGGCAAACCCGGGGTACGCTGAACCACTTGATCGGGCGGGGCAGCGACTGGGCCTTGGCGCAGATCATCCGGGCCAGTGTCGGAGTCATCTCCGGCC of Phycisphaerae bacterium contains these proteins:
- the rnr gene encoding ribonuclease R; its protein translation is MKTKPRNAISDRILRHLADRSYRPQRARPLARAMGIQEVEYPAFREAVKTLMRAGRVVLGGGNCILPSPHVSGRIEGVFRGHPRGFGFVVPESPSEHGDLFIPPPATLGALTGDRVVAKITRRGKGGVDTRVEGEIVEISERGSSCFVGELLRHGRDWLVQPDGRVLHEPVYISDIRATRAKAGDQVVIEITEYPSANRPARGVITEILGKHGDPEIDTLSIIRQYHFRAEFPQPALADARAAITGHDLDHELTRREDLRTHTIVTIDPDDARDFDDAISIRTLDSGRFELGVHIADVSTFVRDGGPLDAEASLRGNSVYFPRHVIPMLPEVLSNGLCSLQEAQDRLTKSVFIEYDTRGQRKKTRFANTVIRSSQRLTYGQATDLISGRTAGFTPPVVALLQRMDKLARLIRKRRLAAGMVVLDLPEVDLVLDDDDQVIDVAPTDTSFSHTIIEMFMVEANEAVAELFTRLEVPHLRRIHPSPPGDAQDKLGRFLRILGHRLPRRITREDMTRLLDKVKGRPESFSVNLALLRSMAQAEYSSKMIGHFALASEHYTHFTSPIRRYPDLVVHRAFDRYLSNGLKSHRDRASMPTADQLAAIGKRCSSTERHAEAAERELRQIKILRLLERRLGDEEDGVVAGVTNVGLFVQLQRYLVDGLLRFEGMADDWWDINVNGGFIRGQRSGRRIAIGDRLRVTIAAVNVPERELQLALPAAAIEPALPSARNQKPARNQKRRKRGKRSHR
- the bioB gene encoding biotin synthase BioB codes for the protein MSPPYPCEQIQSTQPNRGESLIAETIHSLACKVVAGQDVNRSLAEWLVDEVGPDSLPDLLVGATRIREQVFGRKVSCCSIAAGKVGLCSEDCAFCSQSGHYATHVLGGGHLTETEMLRAAEEAAISGADSFAIVHSGLGPTDAEIEACGRVIRQLRTRGDLRACASLGIVTDHQARRLAELGVQRYNHNLQTSRRFFPQITTTHTYDQRLTTLQHLRAAGIELCCGTLFGMGETWSDRLDLAFELRNLNPQVVPINFLIPIPGTPLAGRQPPEPLECLKIIAIYRFILPAQELRIAGGREANLRDLQSWIFAAGASGFLIGNYLTTCGRAAETDRQMVRDLGLELAGYPGQLKPSPPGLKPGQPTALTSHAAMNAT
- a CDS encoding histidine--tRNA ligase, producing MKFQAVKGTRDFYPEDMAVRNWILQAWRDVSLRNGFEEYDGPIFEYLDLFKAKSGEGIVSELFHFVDRGDRELAIRPEMTPTLARMICAKAQSLPRPIKWFSVPRVCRAEKPQRGRQREFFQWNADIVGVDDVLADAECILVVLDFFRYVGLTPADCVMKINSRSLLAALLTAKGFAPERHADLYVVLDKRDKLPPEAYAEVLDKVTRSAEERSDLETIVQAKGESGLCDLAALGRGNEAAEAEVARLRSLFDTLALMGVSDYCTFDMGVVRGLAYYTGVVFEGFGKAGLQRAICGGGRYDHLLQALGGPPMSGLGFGSSDVVILDLLNDLGRLPASAKVTSRLDYFVIDAEESLFPVVIELTARLRRAGRGAEFSYRRQAIGKQLKQASTRQAAKAVIVGAEYQDRKALVVKNLATGQQSEVPLDGFPP
- a CDS encoding winged helix-turn-helix transcriptional regulator, encoding MAQRCHRPAGGRMAKPDTAAEGESQVARPVLGSATRGSRRKRRTRCRGQVQRAVLAVELAVQVTEGRRLRRAGVRVAGTAVRSRRGPKAAFPGVRERERMAQQVVRGIDAAKLAGMLAAIAHPQRLTILFRLLACEARHQSLARVTGLKAGPLYYHLRELRAAGLIGPKVRDLYVLTPMGTEVVLVAVAFGRLCGRGGSAKALR
- a CDS encoding HYExAFE family protein; the encoded protein is MLRRRIHYEAAFADYLRGRGVPFVPIDETRRTVITDNRVKSFDFLVYPRSSPHWIVDVKGRQFPYTTARGNKRYWENWVTREDLEGLGEWQEVFGSEFESRFVFTYHLQGAPERWPAGELHAYRGECYAFYGVSLADYERHCRPRSGSWQTLSVSARVFRRIASPIRDLAAGP